One genomic segment of Francisella persica ATCC VR-331 includes these proteins:
- a CDS encoding DUF3568 domain-containing protein codes for MKFKKVLIAVLLGTSALSLSSCWLLVGAAVGGGTAAYISGEYSMNMSGGLKDIYNATLKAIQSNNDFVITKKSITSMDAVIYGSTKVDSTSFYVKIEKLTDNASKVTIKFGTFGDQKMSATLMDQIQKNV; via the coding sequence ATGAAATTTAAAAAAGTATTAATTGCGGTATTATTAGGAACTTCAGCCTTATCTTTAAGCAGTTGTTGGCTACTTGTTGGTGCAGCTGTAGGTGGTGGAACTGCCGCGTACATCTCTGGCGAGTATTCAATGAATATGAGTGGTGGCTTAAAAGATATTTATAATGCTACTTTAAAAGCTATTCAAAGTAATAATGATTTTGTAATCACTAAAAAATCTATTACTTCTATGGATGCAGTTATTTATGGTAGTACCAAAGTAGACTCAACGAGTTTTTATGTTAAAATAGAAAAGCTTACTGACAATGCTTCAAAAGTTACAATTAAGTTTGGTACTTTTGGTGATCAAAAAATGTCTGCAACATTAATGGATCAAATTCAGAAAAATGTTTAA
- the pnuC gene encoding nicotinamide riboside transporter PnuC — protein sequence MSYIFDFCTMIINLLCTFLLAGLYVIGWPVGIVGLIMSAGLFYVSGLYADAILQIVLLFSFAYGWYSWQPNLGHKKIVVHKLSITGWLNVLGSIGSLGLLVSQLLIIYTDATTPYMDGFTSVASLVCVFLASRKIIDNWIIWMVVDSTYVFLYMYKDLPFAAITTFIYLIVAIYGYIHWKKLMYKCY from the coding sequence ATGAGTTATATTTTTGATTTTTGCACTATGATTATCAATCTTTTGTGTACATTTTTACTAGCGGGGCTTTATGTTATTGGTTGGCCTGTTGGAATAGTCGGCTTGATTATGAGTGCTGGATTATTCTATGTGAGTGGGCTGTACGCAGATGCTATATTGCAAATAGTTTTGCTATTTAGTTTTGCATATGGCTGGTATAGTTGGCAGCCTAATCTTGGTCATAAAAAAATTGTTGTGCATAAACTTAGTATAACTGGTTGGTTAAATGTTTTAGGGAGTATAGGGTCATTAGGGTTACTTGTGTCACAATTGCTTATTATATACACAGATGCAACAACCCCATATATGGATGGCTTTACAAGTGTGGCATCGCTTGTATGTGTGTTTTTGGCAAGTAGGAAAATAATAGATAACTGGATAATTTGGATGGTAGTCGACTCTACTTATGTATTTTTGTATATGTACAAAGATTTGCCTTTTGCTGCTATCACTACTTTTATATATCTAATTGTAGCAATATACGGCTATATTCATTGGAAGAAGTTAATGTATAAATGCTACTAG
- a CDS encoding alpha/beta fold hydrolase, with the protein MIEDFEQIRKKLRIDKWMIFGGSWGSTLGLEYAQTYPTVVTELILREIFLGRKKEISWLYQYGVCEVFPDK; encoded by the coding sequence TTGATTGAAGATTTTGAGCAGATCCGTAAAAAGCTTAGGATTGATAAATGGATGATTTTTGGAGGTTCATGGGGTAGCACGCTAGGATTGGAATATGCTCAAACCTATCCAACGGTTGTGACTGAACTTATTCTCAGAGAAATATTCTTAGGTCGTAAGAAAGAAATATCATGGCTATACCAATATGGTGTATGTGAGGTCTTTCCAGATAAATAG